One window from the genome of Candidatus Manganitrophaceae bacterium encodes:
- a CDS encoding ATP citrate lyase: MAKVLEGPGMGLLSKWGMAVPHYVVITEAEQLERLAQANPWLRESKLVTKAHEAIGSRMKLGLVKVGIDLDGAEKAASEMLGKEISGITISQVIISEMIDHNEEFYLAVQSTRDGAEILLASMGGIEVESNWEKVKKTSIPLGTDPTKDQLVTLAKEAGFEGGLEQNVAEFAIKLFQCYDQEDGTYLEINPLVRRDGDGELMALDAVTMVDADARFRHPDWNFSFASEFGRPYSDAEKAILEIDTRIKGSVKFIEIPGGDTALLPAGGGASVYYSDAVLAMGGTLANYAEYSGDPPDWAVEALTEKVCSLKGIKRIIVGGAIANFTNVKKTFGGIINGFRKAKSEGKMDGVQIWVRRGGPFEKEGLASMKALEKEGFDIHVYDRYTPLTDIVDYATKGVGK, from the coding sequence ATGGCAAAGGTTTTGGAGGGTCCGGGAATGGGGCTTCTCTCAAAGTGGGGGATGGCGGTTCCTCACTATGTGGTGATTACAGAGGCAGAGCAGCTTGAACGTCTTGCGCAAGCCAATCCCTGGTTGAGAGAATCAAAGCTCGTCACAAAAGCGCATGAAGCGATCGGCTCCCGAATGAAGTTGGGTCTGGTCAAGGTGGGGATCGACCTAGATGGTGCGGAAAAGGCGGCCTCGGAGATGCTGGGCAAAGAGATTTCGGGCATCACTATTTCTCAAGTTATTATCTCGGAGATGATTGATCATAATGAGGAATTTTATCTGGCCGTTCAATCAACCCGTGACGGAGCCGAGATCCTTCTGGCGAGTATGGGCGGGATCGAGGTGGAGTCCAACTGGGAGAAGGTTAAAAAGACATCCATTCCGCTGGGGACCGATCCGACAAAAGACCAGTTGGTTACATTAGCGAAAGAGGCGGGTTTTGAAGGGGGACTTGAGCAAAATGTCGCTGAGTTTGCGATCAAACTCTTCCAGTGCTATGACCAGGAGGATGGAACTTATCTCGAAATCAATCCCCTGGTTCGGCGCGATGGGGATGGGGAATTGATGGCCCTGGATGCGGTGACGATGGTAGATGCGGATGCCCGTTTTCGGCATCCGGATTGGAACTTCAGCTTTGCGTCTGAATTTGGCCGCCCTTATTCTGATGCGGAGAAGGCGATCCTCGAGATCGACACGCGCATTAAAGGTTCGGTCAAATTCATCGAAATTCCGGGGGGTGATACCGCCCTTTTGCCGGCAGGAGGCGGGGCTTCGGTTTATTATTCAGACGCGGTCCTTGCCATGGGAGGAACACTGGCCAACTATGCTGAGTATTCCGGCGATCCTCCTGATTGGGCCGTAGAGGCATTGACTGAAAAGGTTTGTTCTCTGAAAGGGATCAAGCGAATTATTGTGGGCGGGGCGATCGCCAACTTTACGAATGTAAAGAAGACCTTCGGAGGGATTATTAATGGTTTCCGTAAGGCCAAGTCGGAAGGAAAAATGGACGGTGTCCAGATATGGGTGCGTCGCGGTGGTCCTTTTGAAAAAGAAGGTCTTGCCTCAATGAAAGCGCTTGAGAAGGAAGGGTTTGATATTCATGTCTATGACCGCTATACGCCCTTGACCGACATTGTTGATTATGCCACTAAAGGAGTTGGAAAATGA